TGCAGACGGTTTTCCTCCGCTTGGCACGCGGGTCAGAAGGCGTGACTGTCCCGGACAATCCGGAAAGTTATTTTGCGCGAGCGGCAGTCAATGCGTCGCTCGACCTGCTGCGCGCGCGGAAACGTTCGAAGGCTGTGGCCTTCGACGATGTTGAGAACGGTGCGGCGGCAATCGAATTAGTGTCGCGGCGACATCCTGAGGCGAGTCATGAAGATCGCGAGCTGCGGCAGTTGATTCGTGAAGCGGTTTCAAAACTCGGGCCGACGGCAGGTCAGATGTTCGCGCTGCGTTATTTCGAAGGATACGACAACGGCGAGATTGCGCAGATGATGAAAACTTCGGCGCTGGTCGTCGGCGTGACCCTGCATCGAGCACGCACGCGTCTGAGAAAAGAGATTGGGAGTTATCTGCAAAAGCATCCCTCAAAGGTTTAGCGGAGGGCTACCGCCCTCCGAATTGGCGGGCAGTAGCCCGCCTCTAAACGAAAGGGATTTGAGATTGGAATCATCCTTGGAGCGAAAGTTATGAAAAACAAAGAACTCGACAACATGCTGGACAAGGTCGCGACTGAGATTCGTGGCGAGCAGATCGAATCGGCGATGGTGAACGACGCTGCCGAGCGCGTGTGGATGCGAATGTCTTCGCAGTCCGGCGTCGCGGCAAGCGAAGCTTCGGTGACGGCGGGTGCTTCTGAGCACATCGAAAGCTGCGCTGATTTTCAATCGCTGATGCCGGCCTATGTGAGACACGAGCTGTCGGAAGCGCGCGCGCTTCTCCTCGTCGATCACACGCATGAATGCATTCCGTGCCGCAGGGCCCTGAAGGAAGCGCGCACCACGCGTGTTGCGGCCGCAGTTGCGCCGCGACGTCAAACGCGCAAGGCGTCCCGCTACAGCTTCAATCCAGTCGTTCTGCGTTGGGCGGTTGCCGCAACGCTCGTGATTGGTCTGGGGCTGGTCGCGTGGCCGTTGGTTGAACGCTACATGCCGATTGGCTCAATCGACGCGACCGTGCAAGCCGCTGACGGCGCCGTGTATCTCGTCGAAGACACGAAGACACAACCGCTGACAAACGGCGCGAAGCTCGCGCGCGGGCAGGTGATTCGTACCGCGAAAGACGCGCGGGCGACGGTGCGGCTTGGCGATGGCACTTTGATCGAGATGAAGGATCGTTCGGAATTCTCGGTCAATCAAACGTTGCGCGGCACCACTATTTATCTTGGTTCGGGAAGCGTAATTGTCGAAGCCGCCAAGCAGAAGGATCGTCTGTTCCTCGACACCGGTGATTCGCTGGTGGCCGTGACCGGCACCATCTTTTCAGCGAATGCCGGCACGAAAGGTTCGCGCGTAAGCGTGGTTGAGGGTTCAGTTAATCTTGATCACAACGGTAAAGAACGCGTTCTGAAAGCCGGCGAGCAGGCCACCACCAGCGCGACGATTCAAACCGTGCCGGTGAAGGAAGAGGTTGCCTGGAGTAAGAATGCCGCCAAGTACGCACAGACTCTGGAAGCGCTGTCGGCGCTGAACAAAGACCTGAATGCCGTGGCGCAACCCGGCGTGCGTCACTCGACACGTCTGCTCGACATGATGCCCGAGAACACGGTGCTGTACGCGGCGGTTCCGAATCTGGCCGCGACGATCATCGAGTCGAACCGCATCATCGAAGAGAAAATTCAGCAGAACCCGGCGCTGAGCGAGTGGTTTAAGAACCGTCGCGATCCGGGCATGAACAACGCCATCAATGCGATTCGCGACTTCGGCGATCAGCTTGGTGAAGAGATTGCCGTCGGCGCCGCCATGGACGAAAAAGGCGAGCCCGTGCAGCCGTTGATTCTCGCCGAGTTGAAGAACGCCGCCGGCTTCCGCGCTTTCGTTGATGCCCAGGTGCAGAAGTTAAGCACTTCAGGCAAGAAGGGGCCGGATATTGTGTGGGTTGACGATCCGAATACGGCCCAGCCGACCGCGAACAACCCGGCCAACAAAATTGGCAAAGAAATCTACGTTTGGATCAACGGCGACGTGCTGGTCGGCTCTCCTAAGCTCGATCAGTTGCAGCGGGTTGCGACGACGCCGCAGACCTCGTTCATGTCCAGCGCTTTCCGCAACCGCATTGCGGATGTCTATCGCGAAGGCGCCGGCATTGTCGTGGCGGCGGACCTTGAGAAGGTCGTCGCGCGAGTTGGCCCGCTTCACAGTACGAAGTCCAAGAGTTCGGACAACGCAGTCAAGCACGATCAGGCGCTCAACGAACTTGGCGTTATGAATCTGAATTCGTTCGTGCTCGATCAGAAAGTGACGAACGGCAAGACGCACACGCGCGCCATGCTTTCCTACGACCAGACCGACCGCGGCATCACTTCGTGGCTGGCGCAACCTGGCCCGATGGGTTCGCTCGATTACATCTCGCCCGACGCGAATCTGGTGGCCGGCTTTGTCATCAAGAATCCGACCGCGGTGGTTGATGACTTGCTGCGGGTGATCAACCTGGGCTCGCCCGACGTCAAAACGCATCTCGACAAGTTGGAGCGTGAGCACGGCCTGAACGTGCGCAGCGATTTCGCGGCGCCCCTGGGTGGTGAGTACGCCTTCGCGATTGACGGCCCAATTCTGCCGACGCCTTCGTGGAAGCTGGTAATCCAGGTTAACGACCCGGCCCGCCTGCAACAGACACTCGAGCGTGTCGTGGTGGAAATCAACAAAGAGGCCGCGAGGGAAGGCAAGAAAGGTCTGGCCTGGGATCGCGCAGACAGCGGTGGCCGCACGTTCTACACCCTTAAGTCGCAGGACTTCGGAGTCGAAGCGAACTACGTGTTCGTGAACGGCTACATGATTGCGGGCCCGACGCGCGCGCTGATCGAACAGGCGCTGCGGTATCACGACTCAGGATCGACGCTGAAGAATTCGGCGAAGTTCACCGCGGGCCTGCCGGCCGACGGCAACGTGAACTTCTCGGCGTTTGTCTATCAGAACCTGGCGCCGCTGGTGCAGCCTTTCGCTAAGGCAGGAGGGAACTTGCCCTCCGGCCCGAGCAAGGCGCTCGCCATGGCCGCGACGATGGAGCCAACGCTGCTTTACGCCTACGCGTATGGCGATCACATCGAAGTCGCTGCGAACACCAATGGCGGACCGTTTGGCTTGAGCCCGGCGACGCTGCTCGGAATGCCCAGCGCGTTCGAACTGCAGAGCGTGCTCGAAAAGGGAACCGGGAAGTAACACTTTAATCGCGTCACGAGGTCCGAGGAGTTTTCCAACTCCTCGGGCTTCTGGCATTTCAGTTCACGGAGCCAATCATGCCGATCACTATACCTTCGCGATCCGTTCCCGATCGGAAAGTTCTCATTAACGGACTGACACTGATCGCGCTCGGAATCTCGATCTTCGCCCTCGATACTTGGGGAAACCTTTTCGTCCGGCTGTTCGTAGGGTTATTCTGGACTTCGTTCTTACTTTTCCTGAACGGTCCCGGTCTTGTCCGCGCATTGCGGACACTCAAAACGAATGGCAGACGAAGTCGCATCAAACCCAGCTTTGCAAACTACGAACGCCGAACCTCCGGTTATTGATCTGCAGAGGTTGTCGGTGACGTTCGGCGGGCGGCCCATCCTGCGCGAACTGAACGGTGAGCTGCGCGGGCGCGCCATCGGCCTGCTGGGGCCAAACGGCGCCGGCAAGACGACGCTGATTCACACCCTGCTCGGGTTTCACGAGCCCTCTTCGGGAACGGCGCACATCTTCGGGCGCGACATCCGCGCCGATGCCAATCAAATAAAAAGCCTGATCGGATACATGCCTGAGCGCGACTCGTTCATCGCGAAGATGTCGTGCGTCCACTTCGTCCGGTTCATGGCTGAGTTGTCCGGGTTGCCGCCGGCCGCCGCCCTCGAACGCGCGCATGAAGCGCTCTTCTTTGTCGGCCTGGGCGAGGCGCGCTATCGCAATGTCGATACGTTTTCGCTCGGCATGAAGCAGTTGGCGAAACTGGCGCAGGCGATCGTACACGGACCGAAACTAATTTTTCTCGACGAGCCGACGAACGGTCTCGATCCGCCGGCGCGCCTGCGCATGATCAAGATGATTCGCGAGATTCGCGACAGCGGTCAGGCCAACATCGTTCTGTCGTCGCATCTGCTGCGTGACGTTGAAGAGTGCTGCGAAGAGATTTTGATCCTGAAAGACGGACGACTGGTCGTCTATTGCAACCTGGAAGAAGAGCGGCGCGCGAACAAGAAGTTCCTGATGCTCGAGACGCGCGGCGACTTAAAGCCGTTTGTCGCGGCGGTAAGCGAGATTGGCTGCGAGTATGCCGTGACGGGCGATCATCGCGTGAAGTTGATCCTTCAGGACGACACAGAGGTTCGCGATCTGTATCGGCTCGCCGCGAAAACAAATTTGCAGATTCGGCGGCTGAGCTACAAGCGTGATTCGCTCGAAGACATCTTCCTGAAAGCGATGGAGAACGGAAACAGTTGATACATCGGTTAATTGAATCAGTGAATCAATGAGTCAATCGAAACAGCCATGGCGGTAATCGAACGTACATACAAACGATATACAGGCGTGACGTCGCCTGAGTGGAGCCGCTTTCTGATCATTACGCGTCACGCGTTTCGCGACGTGTTTCGTTCAAAGATCTTCACCGGCATCTTCCTGCTGTCGTTTGTGTGGCCGCTGGTGTGCGCGATTTTGATTTACCTGCACCACAACGCGAATGTGCTGGCGATGTGGCAAATCAACGTTCGCGACCTGCTGCCGATCGATGCGGCCTTTTTTCAATATTGGGTGGTTGTCCCGCAGGGCTATCTCGGATTTTTCCTGGCGATGCTGATCGGGCCGTCACAGGTCTCGCGCGATCTAACGAACAACGCCCTGCCGCTCTATCTTTGCCGGCCATTTACCCGCACTGAATACGTCGTGGGCAAAATGGCCATCGTCATTATTCTGCTGTCTTTGATGAGCTGGATTCCCGGGCTGCTCCTGTTTCTGCTGCAGAGCTATCTCGAGGGCTGGACGTGGTTTATACAGAACATCCCGATCGCGAGCGCGATTTTCATGGGCAGCTTCGTATGGATTCTTTTACTGGCGTTGTTGACGCAGGCAATTTCCGCCTGGGTGCGTTGGCGCGTCGCGTCGCGTGCGGCGCTGCTCGCTGCGTTCTTCATTCCGTCCACGTTCGCGGCGATTGTTAATGAGATCTTTCAAACCAGTTGGGCCAATATCTTTTCCCTGCAGGCGTTGATTTGGAACGTTTGGGCGGGTCTGTTTGGGACATTTCAACGGCAGACGGTCCAGTTCGGCGGCCGTGACTCACAGATATTGGTGACTGAACCGCCGCTGTGGGCATCGTGGCTGGTGCTGTTTTTGATTTGCGCGGCATGTCTGGCACTGCTCTCGCGAAAAGTTAAAGCGTACGAAGTCGTGAAATGAACTCGAATTCCGAAATTGTCTTCAACAACGTCTCGAAGTTTTACGGCGAGATACTCGGCGTGAATCGCGTGACGCTTTCGATTCCGCCCGGCATTACCAGTCTCGTCGGGCCGAACGGCGCCGGGAAGACGACGCTGATGAATCTGATGACGGGCTTGTTGCGGCCGACGCGCGGCTCGGTCAACGTGTTGGGCATCCCGACAGATAGGCCTGAGCAGTTGTTTCGGAAGCTTGGTTACTGCTCGCAATTCGATTCGTTTCCCCGCGGACTGACGGGCCGCGAGTTCATCCGCTCGTTTCTGCTCGTCTCTGGTTATACAAAAGCGGAAGCTGAAGACTTGACCAATAAAGCTTTGGAGCGCGTCGATCTCATGCCGGCCGGGAATCGAAAGATTGGCGGGTACAGCAAAGGCATGCGTCAGCGCGTGCGCCTGGCGCAATCGATCGCGCATCAGCCATCCGTCCTGATCCTGGACGAGCCGTTGAACGGTCTCGACCCGATGGTGCGCGCGGAAACGATTGCGCTGTTCAAGCAACTAGCGGCGGAAGGCCTGCACTTAATCATCTCCAGTCACATTCTGCACGAAGTGGACATGATGTCGGACCGCGTTGTTTTGCTGAACAACGGCTACGTTGTGGCTGAGGGCGGGATTCACGGCGTGCGCGATGAGATGGACACTGAACATCCGATGCAGGTCCTGATTCGCTGCGATAAACCGGCGGTGCTCGCCGCGCGCATGTTCAGCAGCAACCATTTGGTCGAAGCGCGCGTGCACGATGATCGGCACGGGTTGTTCGTGAAGACGCGCGACCCAGACAAGTTCTATTTATTGCTAAATGAAGTCGTCGCGGAAGGTGAAGTTGAGATCGAATCTGTCGCGCCGGCCGATGATGATCTGAGCGCGGTTTACGAATACTTGATTGGATCGCACTGAAGTCTGTGCCGCTTAATTATGAGTTCAGCCGAAGCAACTATCACTAAGACAACGGAGCGGGCTCCTCTGCGCCTCTGGTTGCGGCAAATCGCGGCCATTATGCGGCTCGAGCTGAAGAAGAACTTCTTCGGCAAACGCGCCGTGCTGGTTTACCTGCTGGCATTGATGCCGATCGGACTTCTCAGCCTAATCGCGATCCTGCGCGCCGCGGTGCTGACAGGGGACGGTTTATCGCGTCAATGGCTCGACTTTTCACAGTATCCAACGGTCTTCTCAGTTTTCTACAACGGCTTCATTTTGCGCACGGTTGTCTTTTTCGGCTGCGCCTGGATCTTTATGAACCTGTTCCGCGGCGAAATCGTCGATCGCAGCCTGCACTATTATTTTCTTTCGTCAGTCCATCGCGAAGTTCTCATCACCGGCAAGTACATTTCGGGATTAGTGACCTCGGCGGTGTTGTTTGTTGGCGTTACCGTGATATCGATGCTGCTGATGTTCTTCCCGCATTTCTACTCCGCCAGCATGCGCTTCTTCTTTGAAGGCGGAGGGATGTCGCAGTTGTTGACGTACGCCGGAATCACTCTGCTCGCATGCATCGGCTACGGCGCCTTTTTCATCGTCGTCGGTTTGTTCTTTCGAAACCCAATCATTCCGTCACTGATGCTGTACGGCTGGGAATGGATCAACTTTCTGCTGCCCCCAGTCCTGAAGAAAGTCAGCGTCATTCATTATTTGAACTCGCTGGTGCCGGTGCCGGTCTCTGAAGGACCGTTCGCCGTCATCGTTGAGCCGACGCCCGCTTATATCTCTGTTCCGGGACTGCTGATTGTCACTGCGCTGGTTCTGATTGCCGCCGGCACGCGCATTCGCCGGATGGAGATTCGCTACGGCAACGACTAGTGACTGAACTTATTCCGCGCCGTCCGGCGATCTGATATGCTCCGTGCGCCCGAATGTTCGTTCGCGAGGTTCCGCTCATGAAATCCTCCTCCTTCCGTCGCCGTGCTTCAAGGATCGTTTCTTTCACACTGCTCCTCGCCATTTTTACCGCACCCGTTCGGGCGCAGCAGCAACCAGCAGCCCCACCGCCGCAGCCGGAGGCCAGGACCAAACCAGAGCCAACATTCGACACATTGTTGTCGACAGACAGTTACAAAATGTATGTCGAAGTGCGCAACGTCGGGACGCTGCTGACGACTGGAGGCGCAGGCGAGATCATCGACCCGATCGTCAAGCTTGCTGATCCGGGGCCGCAATTAAGATCGCTGGTCAAGTTTCTCAGAGACAATGCCGAACCATTGGCGGGTTCGCGATTGATGATGGCGACGTGGCCGGTGCGCACTGACATTCCTTCGACCATGGCCGCGCTGGAATTCGCATCGGCGGACGAAGCCGCGAAGTTCGCGCCGAAGCTCGAGACTTTTTTGCCGACGGTCCTGCCGCCTGTCCCGGTTGACGACCCTACGCCCGAGAGTTCTCCGCAAGCTGAAGCGAAACCGGAAAATCCTGCTAAATCGATTGAGGCGAACCCTAAACCCGCGCCGGCGGTAGCAGCGAAACCCAAGGCCTCTCCAGTGCCGCGCGAGATGCGCTCACCGTTTGTGCTCACGCAAGCGGGCTCGCTGGTTTTAATCAGCGACCGGGCTTTCAAGATCGAGAAACTGCATCCGCCTGACACGGCGCTGCTTTCCGAAGATAAGAACTTCCGTGTAGCGCGCGATCGGTTCGCGGCCGAGCCGCTGTTTCTTTTTTTCAATGTCGCTTTGGAAGACCGAAACGCGCCGAAGTCCTCACCGACGCCGGTAATTTCGGACGAAGAACGCGAGCGCATCGCCCTCGAACAAGAGAAGATGGAAAGACTCGCCGAAGAGGCGAGCCCTTCACCGCAGACCACTGCCGAGGGCGTAGCGGTGGAGGTCACCGCACAAGGACCGAAGGTCACGGCAGTGCTCTCAGCCGGTCCTGCGGCTTCACCAACGCCGACGCCGACAAAAGAACAGGAAGCGCAAACTGTGGCTTCGAACCAGATCGGCAGCATGTTGAGCATGCTGGGCCAGGGACAGCCACAATGGCCTGAGGCGATCGGCGTCGCGCTGGCGCTCAACAACGATGAATATGCGGTGCGCGCGATCCTGATTGAAAAGGATGGCGCGAAAATGCTGCCGCTGCCGTTCGTGCCGCAACTGATCTCGGGACCGGCCGTGACGTCCGAAGCCGCGTCGATTCTTCCCGACGACACTGAAGTGTTCGTCACGGCCTCGATCGATTTCGGCAGCACGTATCGTGAAATGAAGAAACAGGCCGAAGCGAATCTGAAGCAATCAAGACTGCTGAACGCATCCGTCACGGCTGAGAATGCCATGGACGCATTCGCGCAATTCGAGAAGAAGGCAAACTTCAAGATCACTGAAGAGCTGTTGCCGGTCCTCGGAAACGAGTTGGCGATCGGAACGTCTCTGAAGCAGGCCAACATGGCAAACGTGATGGGCGTGCCGACACCGCCAGCGAAGAGTTCCAGCGATCCGAAAGATAAGAACAAGCCAGAACCAATGCCGATCGTTCTAATCGGCATTAAGAATCGAGATGCGGCGCGGCGCATGATGCCGCGCGTGTTCGAAGGTCTGGGTATCGGCGAAGCAAACTTTTTGGCGCAGAACGAACGCCGCGGCGACAGTGAGATTGTCAACTATGCCGGTATCTTCTCTTACGCGTTCGTCGGCAACTTCCTGGTGCTTTCGGATTCAGAGACCGTGCGTAAGGTTGTGGATGCGAACATGAACGGCACTACTTTGGGTGCAAACAATACGTTCCGCAGCGCCCGGCACTGGCAGTCGCGGCAGACTCTGGGTGAAGTTTATGTTTCGCCTGTGCTGATGGAGGGATATCAGGAGCAAATCGGGAAGCAGGCGGCGTCGATGGATCAGACGATGCGTGACTTTCTGATGAAGCTGACTCCAAAGGCGAGTGCGATCACCTACACGCTTTCGCACGAAGGGCTGGGCTCACTCCATGAGCTGCATCTGCCGAAGAACCTGATTCTGGCGATGGTCGCCGGGACCAGCGCGGCGATGTCGGCGATGAAGGAAGGCTCGCCGGAAATGAACGAGATGATAGCCATCAGCGTTCTGCACCTGATTGCCAACGGAGAAGAGAATTACAAAAAGACTGCGGGCAACGGAAGCTATGGCAACATCGACGAGCTCGTCGAGCACAAGATGTTAGGGAAGGAAATGTTAGACAAATACGGCTACCGGTTCGTCATCTCGACAAATGCGCACGGCTTTGAAGCTGTGGCGACGCCGGTTGAGTACGGCAAATCCGGCAAGCGTTCCTTCTTCATCGATCAATCCGGCGTCGTGCGCGGTGACGATAAGGGTGGGGGCCCGGCCACTGTCGCCGATAAGCCGGTGGAGCAGTGAGCGGTAAGCGGTGAGCAGTGGGCAGTGGGCAGTGGGCAGTAGACGGTAAGCTCTTTCATTAACACCTCGCTTTCAGCGAGCTGGGACAAGGCATAGAGAAATTTCATGAAACCGTTTCAACGGTTTCCCTCCACGATCAATGTCAACAAACCTAACGGAACGAGAATTCTCGACACACGTCGGCACGCAATTCACGGTGGCGTTAACCCAGGGCGAACTCAGTCTCACCCTCGCGGAAGTCAAAGCCTACACGCCGCTGGAGGGTGAGCAACCGGGAATGGAGCGCTTTTCAGCGTTCTTCGACGGCCCGCCGGACTTGTTACTTCAGCAGCGAACCTATCAACTGCGACACGAGCAGATGGGTGAGTTCGATATTTTTCTCACCCCAATCGCGGGCGACAGCAAGCGTTTCCGCTACGAGGCGGTATTCAATTACTACCGCACCTAGTCAGAGCCGCCTGCGGTAGCGGGCGGGCTTCAGCCTGGAGGGCTTGAGAGCAAGTAGCCGGTGGTCGAAGACCACCGGAAAACTATCCCACACGCAAACACCCTGAAAGGGTGCCAGACGGAGACTCCCATGGGCTCAACGTTTTTAATTTGCACCACCACATCGTCTCCTCAACAAAAGAAAGATTACCCCTGATCAAGACTGAATAGCGGCCGCGCCTGACTCGTACCTCGGTGGCGTTATTCGGGGAATGAATGGTGGAGCAGAAATATCTCTTGTAGCCTGGCTGATGTCTGGCACCTCTTCGAGGTGCTAAGAGGATTATTTCATTCCCGGAGGTCTTCGCTGCGCTTCGACCTCCGGCTACTATCTTTCAACCCTTCGGGTTGTAGCTCGCAATCTCGTGACTCATCACTCATCACTTCTTCCATTCCATGTGTTTGTACCCACCCAAATCGTCAATCACCGCGAATCCCAGGCGCTCGTAAAACCGATGGGCGTCATTGTTCAGCACGAAGACCATGTGACGTAGACGCTTGCCGGTCACCATTGCTTCATCCATTAGTTTTCGCAGCAGAATGGTTCCGGCGCCGCGGTTTTGAAACGGCGTAAGTATGGCGATGTCCAATAAGCGAATCTCTTCCTCTCTCCGGCCGATCCAGATACGTCCTGCAGGCTGATCATCGATCAGAATCACGTTGTACTCCGCGTCAGGAAAGCGCGCTTCGTACTCGCGCCGTTGCATGTCGAACTGCCACTTGAGAAATGCTTCGCGTTGTCCTTCAGCCCATTCGGCCTGCGCCAGTTCTTCAGCGCGCGTGCTGTCGTAAACCGAGAGCAGGAAAGCGTCGTCGTCAGCCGTTACACGACGAAGGGTTAAGGCTCCGCCGCGTGGCAAAGCTATTTGGGTGTCATTAGTCATCATCGGATTTAGAGTCGGTCCTTCTTATTGGCATCTGGCTTCAGCCGGGAGTTAACGAGTCAGCCAAGAATTCCGCAACCGTTAATATCGATCTCAATCCTCGCGCCAGTGCAAACCGTATTTTTTCACAAACTGCTCGAGTTCGTAACCGAAGGACGTCTTTTGATGTGCGCCTCCTGGCTTGCGATATAAGCGGCCACTTGTTCGACGTGAGAATGCGACACTGAGAATGCGCCATACCCGCGCCCCATGAAGACCTTCCTCTCAAGAGTCGGTTCTGTTTTATCAAATGAGAGGAACTCCCTTGAACAACTTCGCGACTTAATCCGCGGATTTCTTCTGGCCTGCTAAAAATGTGCTTGCAATCTTTAAAGCTTGCGCATAGAATGCGCGCCGCTTCAGATTTCAACAGCATTTTCCGGCTTTGATCTTTCCGAGTTTCGCGGCTTTTTCCCCCGAACGGCCTGTCTTTCCAGCCTCGTGTGGAATAATTCCGACTTACTCGATGGGAGTAGAAAAATATGGCAGAACCATTTCTCTCTGAAATTCGCATCATGAGCTTCGTGTTTGCGCCGAAGGGTTGGGCGTTATGTAACGGCCAGCTCCTGCCCATTAATCAGAACCAGGGGCTCTTCAGTTTGCTGGGCACGACCTTTGGTGGCGATGGACGTGTCAACTTTGCGCTTCCCGATTTGCGCGGTCGCACACCGATCCATGTGGGCAGCGGTCATACGCTGGGTGAAAAAGGTGGCGAGCCGGCGCACACGCTCAGCATTTCTGAGTTGCCGACCCATACGCACGTGTTGAGTGGTACCAGCACTAATGGCACGGCACTAATCCCAGTGGGTAATTTGTTAGCGCCAACGCCAAACCAGGCGTATCACGCTCCCGACGGTTCATTGGTTGCTTTTGCGCCTCAGGCCGTATCGAACGTCGGTGGTAGCCAGGCCCACTTGAATATGCAGCCGTTCCTGACCTTGTCTTTTTGTATAGCGTTACAAGGGATCTTCCCGTCGCCCAACTAAAGGAGAACAAAGATGGCACAACC
The sequence above is drawn from the Pyrinomonadaceae bacterium genome and encodes:
- a CDS encoding ABC transporter ATP-binding protein, translating into MADEVASNPALQTTNAEPPVIDLQRLSVTFGGRPILRELNGELRGRAIGLLGPNGAGKTTLIHTLLGFHEPSSGTAHIFGRDIRADANQIKSLIGYMPERDSFIAKMSCVHFVRFMAELSGLPPAAALERAHEALFFVGLGEARYRNVDTFSLGMKQLAKLAQAIVHGPKLIFLDEPTNGLDPPARLRMIKMIREIRDSGQANIVLSSHLLRDVEECCEEILILKDGRLVVYCNLEEERRANKKFLMLETRGDLKPFVAAVSEIGCEYAVTGDHRVKLILQDDTEVRDLYRLAAKTNLQIRRLSYKRDSLEDIFLKAMENGNS
- a CDS encoding sigma-70 family RNA polymerase sigma factor — encoded protein: MSAEANSSLETLFQQHHDRVFRAAHRVTGSAADAEDVLQTVFLRLARGSEGVTVPDNPESYFARAAVNASLDLLRARKRSKAVAFDDVENGAAAIELVSRRHPEASHEDRELRQLIREAVSKLGPTAGQMFALRYFEGYDNGEIAQMMKTSALVVGVTLHRARTRLRKEIGSYLQKHPSKV
- a CDS encoding ABC transporter ATP-binding protein → MNSNSEIVFNNVSKFYGEILGVNRVTLSIPPGITSLVGPNGAGKTTLMNLMTGLLRPTRGSVNVLGIPTDRPEQLFRKLGYCSQFDSFPRGLTGREFIRSFLLVSGYTKAEAEDLTNKALERVDLMPAGNRKIGGYSKGMRQRVRLAQSIAHQPSVLILDEPLNGLDPMVRAETIALFKQLAAEGLHLIISSHILHEVDMMSDRVVLLNNGYVVAEGGIHGVRDEMDTEHPMQVLIRCDKPAVLAARMFSSNHLVEARVHDDRHGLFVKTRDPDKFYLLLNEVVAEGEVEIESVAPADDDLSAVYEYLIGSH
- a CDS encoding tail fiber protein, producing MAEPFLSEIRIMSFVFAPKGWALCNGQLLPINQNQGLFSLLGTTFGGDGRVNFALPDLRGRTPIHVGSGHTLGEKGGEPAHTLSISELPTHTHVLSGTSTNGTALIPVGNLLAPTPNQAYHAPDGSLVAFAPQAVSNVGGSQAHLNMQPFLTLSFCIALQGIFPSPN
- a CDS encoding GNAT family N-acetyltransferase, which produces MMTNDTQIALPRGGALTLRRVTADDDAFLLSVYDSTRAEELAQAEWAEGQREAFLKWQFDMQRREYEARFPDAEYNVILIDDQPAGRIWIGRREEEIRLLDIAILTPFQNRGAGTILLRKLMDEAMVTGKRLRHMVFVLNNDAHRFYERLGFAVIDDLGGYKHMEWKK
- a CDS encoding FecR domain-containing protein; this translates as MKNKELDNMLDKVATEIRGEQIESAMVNDAAERVWMRMSSQSGVAASEASVTAGASEHIESCADFQSLMPAYVRHELSEARALLLVDHTHECIPCRRALKEARTTRVAAAVAPRRQTRKASRYSFNPVVLRWAVAATLVIGLGLVAWPLVERYMPIGSIDATVQAADGAVYLVEDTKTQPLTNGAKLARGQVIRTAKDARATVRLGDGTLIEMKDRSEFSVNQTLRGTTIYLGSGSVIVEAAKQKDRLFLDTGDSLVAVTGTIFSANAGTKGSRVSVVEGSVNLDHNGKERVLKAGEQATTSATIQTVPVKEEVAWSKNAAKYAQTLEALSALNKDLNAVAQPGVRHSTRLLDMMPENTVLYAAVPNLAATIIESNRIIEEKIQQNPALSEWFKNRRDPGMNNAINAIRDFGDQLGEEIAVGAAMDEKGEPVQPLILAELKNAAGFRAFVDAQVQKLSTSGKKGPDIVWVDDPNTAQPTANNPANKIGKEIYVWINGDVLVGSPKLDQLQRVATTPQTSFMSSAFRNRIADVYREGAGIVVAADLEKVVARVGPLHSTKSKSSDNAVKHDQALNELGVMNLNSFVLDQKVTNGKTHTRAMLSYDQTDRGITSWLAQPGPMGSLDYISPDANLVAGFVIKNPTAVVDDLLRVINLGSPDVKTHLDKLEREHGLNVRSDFAAPLGGEYAFAIDGPILPTPSWKLVIQVNDPARLQQTLERVVVEINKEAAREGKKGLAWDRADSGGRTFYTLKSQDFGVEANYVFVNGYMIAGPTRALIEQALRYHDSGSTLKNSAKFTAGLPADGNVNFSAFVYQNLAPLVQPFAKAGGNLPSGPSKALAMAATMEPTLLYAYAYGDHIEVAANTNGGPFGLSPATLLGMPSAFELQSVLEKGTGK